In the genome of Polaribacter atrinae, one region contains:
- a CDS encoding DEAD/DEAH box helicase: MNQGIYEELVTQLVSEKLNELNKDHFFLKKTLIDKEEASNILSKHLSKTLKHAFGILGKNKVEQQIEIANKIIRLLKEEIGKQEFDEDLVKIEGEILKAVFFKTDAHFSNLDLHLKEITPYTTLTQSELFTGGNGGLSLESELKKEILSSDKINLLVSFIKFKGIIILEKELREFTERGGELKVITTTYIGATDYKAIQLLSKLPNTEIKISYNTGNERLHAKAYLFYRNSGFHTAYIGSSNFSRSALTDGLEWNLKVTTKEVGHIIDKFQKTFDAYWESEYFELFDDSIHKEKLQDALKQSKFSKSYENTSVHFDIKPFPYQNEVLEKLEVERSIHNRYRNLVVAATGTGKTVISAFDYKRFRKNNKSSKLLFLAHRKEILQKSLSTFQGVLKNNNIGELWVDGLVPDNFEYVFASVQTVNNQLEIESISADYYDYIIIDECHHQKAKSYRSIINYFKPKVLLGLTATPERMDGGDILEDFDNKIAAEIRLPEAMNRKLLCPFQYFGITDSIDLSNIKWVRGRYIASELTNVYTESDRRVGEIINALDKYTKDINAVRALGYCVSMEHAKYMAEKFTLAGLKADYLTSNNSKDRVHIRQKLERKEINYLFVVDIFNEGIDIPEIDTLLFLRPTESLTIFLQQLGRGLRLYEEKDCLTVLDFVGNSRPEYNFESKFRALIGKTNTTVVKEVEDNFPHLPLGCSIILEKKTKETILKNIAAATSLNKKNLINRIQQFQHDTNLRLTIGNFSRLYNIPLESIYKRGSWKRLCQLAGKIEGFDSENEKSIVSAISKKWLSTNSLSYFSFILKIAKLDFIINISLFDENEKAMLLMLHYDVWQKEGGFDSLEKSIKAIGSNSVLVEEIKEVLEVLIENIDFKELPIKLPYEQPLKLHSRYTRDQILTAFQFSIFNKKSSNREGTALNKELKTEILFINLIKSEENFSPTTMYDDYAVNELLFHWQTQNSARPDLGKGLSYIKHKEEDKRILLFVREKSKNQYGNSLGYVFIGEGNLKDYKGSKPMSINWELNEPIPHYLWKDAAKLSIG; encoded by the coding sequence ATGAATCAAGGAATATATGAAGAGTTAGTGACACAGTTAGTATCTGAAAAATTAAATGAACTTAATAAAGATCATTTTTTTCTAAAGAAAACTTTAATTGATAAAGAAGAGGCTTCAAACATACTTTCAAAACATTTATCAAAAACTTTAAAGCACGCTTTTGGAATTTTAGGAAAAAACAAAGTTGAACAACAAATTGAGATTGCTAATAAAATAATAAGACTTTTAAAAGAAGAGATAGGTAAACAAGAATTTGATGAAGATTTAGTAAAAATAGAAGGTGAAATTCTAAAAGCTGTTTTTTTTAAAACTGATGCTCATTTCTCAAATTTAGATTTACATTTAAAAGAAATAACTCCTTATACAACTTTAACTCAAAGTGAATTATTTACGGGAGGAAATGGCGGGTTATCATTAGAAAGTGAGCTTAAAAAAGAAATACTTTCTTCTGATAAAATTAATTTATTAGTTTCTTTTATAAAATTTAAAGGGATAATAATTCTTGAAAAAGAATTAAGAGAATTCACTGAACGTGGTGGAGAGCTTAAAGTTATTACAACAACTTATATTGGAGCAACAGATTATAAGGCTATTCAATTACTTTCTAAACTCCCAAATACAGAAATTAAAATATCTTATAATACAGGAAACGAAAGGCTACACGCTAAAGCTTATTTGTTTTATAGAAATTCAGGTTTTCATACTGCATATATTGGTTCTTCTAACTTTTCTAGGTCAGCATTAACTGATGGTTTAGAATGGAATTTAAAAGTTACTACTAAAGAAGTCGGCCACATAATCGACAAGTTTCAAAAGACATTTGATGCTTATTGGGAAAGTGAATATTTTGAATTATTTGATGATTCTATACATAAAGAGAAGCTTCAAGATGCATTAAAACAAAGTAAGTTTAGTAAGTCTTATGAAAACACAAGTGTTCATTTTGATATCAAACCTTTTCCTTATCAAAATGAAGTTTTAGAAAAACTGGAAGTTGAAAGAAGTATTCATAATAGATATAGAAACCTTGTCGTTGCAGCAACAGGAACAGGGAAAACTGTAATTTCTGCTTTCGATTATAAACGGTTTCGGAAAAACAATAAATCATCAAAATTACTTTTTTTGGCACATAGAAAAGAGATTTTACAAAAATCACTTTCAACTTTTCAAGGTGTTTTAAAAAATAACAACATTGGTGAATTATGGGTTGATGGTTTGGTTCCTGATAATTTTGAGTATGTATTTGCTTCTGTTCAAACTGTAAATAATCAACTTGAAATAGAGAGCATTTCAGCAGATTATTATGATTATATAATTATTGATGAATGTCATCATCAAAAAGCAAAAAGCTACAGGTCAATAATAAATTATTTCAAACCAAAAGTACTTCTTGGTCTTACGGCAACTCCTGAGAGAATGGATGGTGGAGATATTCTAGAAGATTTTGATAACAAAATTGCAGCAGAGATTAGACTTCCTGAAGCAATGAACAGAAAATTGCTTTGTCCTTTTCAATACTTTGGAATTACTGATAGTATAGATTTATCTAATATAAAATGGGTTAGAGGACGTTATATCGCAAGTGAATTAACAAATGTTTATACAGAAAGCGATAGGAGAGTAGGAGAAATAATAAATGCTTTAGATAAATACACTAAAGACATTAACGCGGTTAGGGCTTTAGGTTATTGTGTTTCTATGGAGCATGCCAAATACATGGCAGAAAAATTTACTTTAGCAGGTTTGAAAGCGGATTATTTAACAAGTAATAATAGTAAAGATAGAGTTCATATTCGTCAAAAATTAGAGAGAAAAGAAATTAACTATTTATTTGTTGTTGATATTTTTAATGAAGGAATTGATATACCTGAAATTGATACTTTACTTTTTTTAAGGCCAACAGAAAGTCTAACTATATTTTTACAACAACTAGGAAGAGGTTTAAGACTTTATGAAGAAAAAGATTGTTTAACCGTTTTGGATTTCGTTGGTAATTCTAGACCAGAGTATAATTTTGAAAGTAAATTTAGAGCATTAATTGGTAAAACAAATACCACTGTTGTAAAGGAGGTTGAAGATAATTTTCCTCACTTACCGTTAGGATGCTCAATAATTTTAGAGAAAAAAACAAAAGAGACTATTCTTAAAAATATAGCAGCTGCAACTTCTTTAAATAAGAAAAACCTAATAAATAGAATTCAACAGTTTCAACATGATACTAATTTAAGATTAACAATCGGTAACTTTAGTAGATTATATAATATTCCATTAGAATCAATTTACAAGAGAGGTAGTTGGAAAAGGCTTTGTCAACTTGCAGGAAAAATAGAAGGTTTTGATTCTGAAAATGAAAAATCCATTGTTTCTGCAATATCAAAAAAATGGCTTTCAACAAATTCGTTAAGTTATTTTTCTTTCATTTTAAAAATAGCGAAACTAGATTTTATCATAAATATTTCACTTTTTGATGAAAATGAAAAGGCAATGCTTTTAATGTTACATTATGATGTTTGGCAAAAAGAAGGCGGGTTTGATTCATTAGAAAAAAGCATAAAAGCGATTGGTTCAAACAGTGTTTTAGTTGAAGAAATAAAAGAAGTTCTAGAAGTATTAATAGAAAATATCGACTTTAAAGAATTACCTATTAAACTTCCTTATGAACAGCCTTTAAAATTACATAGTCGTTATACTAGGGATCAAATTCTAACAGCTTTTCAATTTAGTATTTTTAATAAAAAATCTTCAAATAGAGAAGGAACTGCATTAAATAAAGAATTAAAAACTGAAATTTTATTTATCAACCTTATTAAATCAGAAGAAAATTTTTCACCAACAACAATGTACGATGATTATGCAGTAAATGAATTATTGTTTCATTGGCAAACTCAAAATTCTGCTAGACCAGATTTAGGAAAAGGATTGTCTTACATAAAGCATAAAGAAGAGGATAAACGAATATTACTTTTTGTTAGAGAGAAATCAAAAAATCAATATGGAAATAGCTTAGGTTATGTGTTTATTGGAGAAGGAAATTTAAAAGATTATAAAGGATCAAAACCAATGAGTATAAATTGGGAATTGAATGAGCCTATACCTCATTATCTATGGAAAGATGCTGCAAAATTATCAATAGGATAA
- a CDS encoding T9SS type A sorting domain-containing protein encodes MSSQTKPSGIKLVKFLLLAIAVIFIFKFIYNVVKTEKVTKLREKHQSYLDNSPFKESKGLSKKERRGLGLPPNAYNEQMWELTLDPNTGRPMPERVLKIQEELKEQRKLQRGGGDNFNAWVDRGPNNVGGRTRGIMFDPNDVDKNRVFAGGVSGGLWVNEDITDVNSSWSLVPDIGANISVTSIIYDPNDTETFYIGSGESYSSGSVVGRGVWKSTDKGVTWNNVFGGLTSANGGNFVNGIFYINDMVARDIGTTTELYISVAGAYFKAAANPNNFHGLNEQGVYKSIDNGVIWSKISINESNGNPSNPNDLELDLNNNIWVTTTRSSFGDSGGKILKSTDGIVFNLLTQIPNARRTELEVSSLDADKFWVAADIDGAGDLWFTDDAFATFDAVTNRLAEPNDGDNNITETDYTRGQAFYNLPIEVDVNDHLYVGGIDLFRSTDNGITWTQISKWSNNPGLSALNIPLVHADHHAIVFRPNAPTEAVFGNDGGVYYSPDITANTATLSINARNKDYNVTQFYYGSIASGTANEIILGGAQDNGTQIIQNAVSGANSFNNYFSFFSGDGSYSEIDQDGGGVAGRGEYMIVGSTGLSYYFAETSYTNANDAYFGGYTIVNSADGNFINEADLDDVDNILYANSSTDVTNQFSSFTLGENSAVRQDFANVLLDGDPAAFKVSPHTNTTLFLGTKNSKLLKITDLAGVPIWSDISGDNFIGSISDIEIGGTDQIIFVTVHNYGVTSLWYTADGGASWVSKEGNLPDIPVKCILQNPLKKEEVLIGTELGVWRTADFFAANPVWTQSYNGMSDVTVLDLDLRIADKTILATTHGRGMFTSQFSGDVITWTGAADTDWNLAANWDVNTVPTESNEVVIPSGLVNYPTASSAVTVNSISLNSGSSLIAQDDFTGNVTYNRNIPNTNWYLISSPVVGQDIDAFALDEGLAVGTGDNRGLSSYDNTIPTWVYYQNGATGSGNFLKGDGKSLKLATAGDVAFVGIIRTETETAVPLVVNANGLNLIGNPYTSFVPANNAADNTNNILKVNNTILDEETIWYWNQATNAYEIVNHVTPAKFIAPTQGFFVRANGANLFKFNETMQSHQNGDTFQKSANDNRPELVITLADESSSLNTNVYYIEGTTTSFDNGYDSSIFNGEATSLAIFTRTVAIDDERNLGIQSLPNSNFEGMIIPLGIKAISGSSITLSLKSINLPVKFNVYLEDKSNNSFTLLDDTTTFKTTLTQNLDGIGRFYIHTISRTLGNTQSTLNNAVVYVSEKTLHIQGIKEGNSKVKMFDLSGKTVLSTSIEGPKEIALSNLSTGVYLVHVESTLGRLVKKVIID; translated from the coding sequence ATGTCTTCACAAACGAAACCTAGCGGAATAAAATTAGTTAAATTTTTATTGCTTGCAATTGCTGTTATTTTCATTTTTAAGTTTATTTACAATGTTGTAAAAACAGAAAAAGTAACAAAACTGAGAGAAAAACATCAATCTTATTTAGACAACAGTCCTTTTAAAGAATCTAAAGGATTGTCAAAAAAAGAAAGAAGAGGCTTAGGTTTACCTCCTAATGCATACAACGAACAAATGTGGGAGTTAACCTTAGATCCTAATACAGGTAGGCCAATGCCTGAAAGGGTTTTAAAAATACAAGAAGAATTAAAAGAACAAAGAAAATTGCAGCGTGGTGGCGGAGATAATTTTAACGCTTGGGTAGACAGAGGTCCTAATAATGTTGGTGGTAGAACAAGAGGAATTATGTTTGATCCTAATGATGTAGATAAGAACAGGGTTTTTGCAGGTGGTGTTTCTGGTGGACTTTGGGTAAATGAAGATATAACCGACGTAAATTCATCATGGAGTTTAGTGCCAGATATTGGTGCCAATATTTCTGTAACTTCTATTATTTATGATCCTAATGATACTGAAACCTTTTATATAGGTTCTGGAGAATCGTATTCAAGCGGAAGTGTTGTGGGAAGAGGTGTTTGGAAATCTACAGATAAAGGAGTTACTTGGAATAATGTTTTTGGAGGCTTAACATCCGCAAATGGCGGTAATTTTGTAAACGGTATTTTTTACATAAATGATATGGTTGCTAGAGATATTGGTACAACTACAGAGTTGTATATCTCTGTTGCTGGGGCTTATTTTAAGGCAGCTGCCAATCCGAATAATTTTCATGGTTTAAATGAACAAGGAGTATATAAATCTATAGACAATGGTGTTATTTGGAGCAAAATTAGTATTAATGAAAGTAACGGAAATCCATCCAATCCAAACGATCTAGAGTTAGATTTAAATAATAATATTTGGGTTACTACAACACGAAGTAGTTTTGGAGATTCAGGTGGTAAAATTCTAAAGTCTACAGACGGAATAGTGTTTAACCTACTTACTCAAATACCAAATGCACGTAGAACAGAATTAGAAGTTTCTAGTTTAGATGCAGATAAATTTTGGGTGGCAGCAGATATTGATGGAGCAGGAGATTTGTGGTTTACAGATGATGCCTTTGCTACCTTTGATGCGGTAACCAACCGATTGGCAGAACCTAATGATGGTGATAACAACATTACTGAAACAGATTACACAAGAGGACAAGCGTTTTATAATTTACCTATAGAGGTAGATGTAAATGATCATTTATATGTAGGAGGTATTGATTTATTTAGGTCTACAGACAATGGTATAACTTGGACACAGATTTCTAAATGGTCTAATAATCCTGGTTTAAGTGCTTTAAATATTCCGTTAGTACATGCAGATCATCATGCAATTGTGTTTAGACCAAATGCGCCAACCGAAGCTGTTTTTGGAAACGATGGAGGTGTTTATTATTCTCCAGATATAACAGCTAATACAGCAACATTAAGTATTAATGCAAGAAATAAAGATTACAATGTAACTCAGTTTTATTATGGATCTATTGCGTCTGGTACTGCTAATGAAATTATTTTAGGAGGGGCTCAAGACAATGGTACACAAATAATACAAAATGCTGTGTCAGGAGCCAACAGCTTTAATAATTATTTTAGTTTTTTTAGTGGAGACGGTAGTTATAGTGAGATTGATCAAGATGGAGGAGGTGTTGCTGGTAGAGGAGAGTATATGATTGTTGGGAGTACAGGGTTGAGTTATTATTTTGCAGAAACATCGTACACAAATGCAAATGATGCTTATTTTGGTGGTTATACCATTGTAAATAGTGCTGATGGTAATTTTATAAATGAAGCAGACTTAGATGATGTAGATAATATTTTATATGCCAATAGTTCTACGGATGTTACAAATCAATTTTCTTCTTTTACTTTAGGAGAAAATAGTGCTGTAAGACAAGATTTTGCAAATGTATTATTAGATGGAGATCCTGCTGCTTTTAAAGTATCACCTCATACCAATACCACTCTTTTTCTAGGGACTAAGAATAGTAAATTGTTAAAAATAACAGATTTGGCAGGTGTACCTATTTGGTCGGATATTTCTGGTGATAATTTTATAGGTAGTATTTCTGATATTGAAATAGGAGGCACAGATCAAATTATTTTTGTCACTGTTCATAATTATGGTGTTACAAGTTTGTGGTACACTGCAGATGGTGGAGCATCTTGGGTAAGTAAAGAAGGCAATTTACCAGACATACCTGTAAAGTGTATTTTACAAAACCCGTTAAAGAAAGAAGAGGTATTAATAGGTACGGAACTTGGTGTTTGGAGAACAGCAGATTTTTTTGCAGCAAACCCTGTTTGGACGCAGTCTTATAATGGTATGAGTGATGTTACGGTGTTAGATTTAGATTTAAGAATAGCAGACAAGACCATTTTAGCAACTACGCATGGTAGAGGAATGTTTACTTCTCAGTTTTCTGGTGATGTTATAACTTGGACAGGTGCTGCTGATACCGACTGGAATTTGGCTGCAAATTGGGATGTAAATACAGTACCTACTGAATCTAATGAAGTTGTTATACCAAGTGGTTTAGTAAATTATCCAACAGCTTCTTCAGCGGTAACGGTTAATTCCATAAGCTTAAACTCAGGGTCTTCGTTAATAGCCCAAGATGATTTTACAGGCAATGTTACTTATAATAGAAATATACCAAATACCAATTGGTATTTAATTTCGTCGCCAGTTGTGGGGCAAGATATTGATGCTTTTGCTTTGGATGAAGGTTTAGCTGTAGGTACAGGAGATAATAGAGGTTTAAGTAGTTATGATAACACAATACCTACTTGGGTGTATTATCAAAACGGAGCTACAGGTTCTGGTAATTTTCTTAAAGGTGATGGAAAATCTTTAAAATTAGCAACTGCAGGTGATGTAGCTTTTGTAGGAATCATAAGAACAGAAACGGAAACAGCGGTGCCTTTGGTTGTAAATGCTAACGGACTGAACTTAATAGGAAATCCATATACTTCTTTTGTGCCTGCCAATAATGCTGCAGACAATACTAATAATATTCTAAAGGTAAATAATACTATTTTAGATGAGGAAACTATTTGGTATTGGAACCAAGCAACCAATGCATATGAAATAGTAAATCATGTTACTCCGGCTAAGTTTATTGCTCCTACGCAAGGCTTTTTTGTGCGAGCCAATGGTGCTAATCTTTTTAAATTTAATGAAACCATGCAGTCTCATCAAAATGGAGATACGTTTCAGAAAAGTGCAAATGATAATAGACCAGAGTTGGTAATTACGCTTGCAGACGAATCAAGTAGTCTAAACACGAATGTTTATTATATTGAAGGTACTACAACTAGTTTTGATAATGGATATGATAGTTCTATTTTTAATGGTGAGGCAACATCGTTAGCTATTTTTACAAGAACGGTAGCTATTGACGATGAAAGAAATTTGGGGATTCAATCTTTACCTAACTCTAATTTTGAAGGCATGATTATTCCTTTAGGGATTAAAGCCATTTCTGGTTCTTCTATAACACTTTCATTAAAAAGCATTAATTTGCCAGTTAAGTTCAATGTTTATTTAGAAGATAAAAGTAATAATTCGTTTACTTTGTTAGATGATACTACAACTTTTAAAACAACACTTACCCAAAACTTAGACGGTATAGGTCGTTTTTACATCCATACAATATCGAGAACTTTAGGAAACACTCAATCAACACTAAACAATGCTGTTGTTTATGTGTCTGAAAAAACATTGCATATTCAGGGAATTAAAGAAGGGAATTCTAAAGTTAAAATGTTTGACTTATCTGGAAAAACCGTGCTTTCAACATCGATTGAAGGTCCTAAAGAAATAGCCCTTTCTAATTTGAGTACAGGAGTCTACCTTGTTCATGTAGAAAGTACATTAGGTAGATTGGTTAAAAAAGTAATTATCGATTAA
- a CDS encoding (deoxy)nucleoside triphosphate pyrophosphohydrolase has protein sequence MKDKIIYVTCAIINFDDKILAVQRSETMKLPFKWEFAGGKIEVGESEIDCIKREIFEELNIQIEVKERLTPVVHQYPNFKIKLIPYTALYVSGDLKLREHCDFVLANKNELINLDWAEADLPILKEFVEL, from the coding sequence ATGAAAGATAAAATTATTTATGTTACGTGTGCAATCATTAATTTTGATGATAAAATTTTAGCAGTTCAAAGAAGTGAAACAATGAAACTTCCTTTTAAATGGGAGTTTGCAGGAGGTAAAATTGAAGTAGGAGAATCTGAAATTGATTGTATTAAAAGAGAAATATTTGAAGAGTTAAATATTCAAATTGAAGTAAAAGAAAGGTTGACTCCAGTTGTTCATCAATACCCTAATTTTAAAATAAAATTAATTCCATATACTGCTCTATATGTTTCTGGGGACTTAAAATTAAGAGAGCATTGCGATTTTGTACTAGCTAATAAAAATGAATTGATTAATTTAGATTGGGCCGAAGCTGATTTACCAATTTTAAAAGAATTTGTTGAATTATGA